In Xenorhabdus ishibashii, the following are encoded in one genomic region:
- a CDS encoding TonB-dependent receptor has translation MKKKYAKASVLCCLISPVVAWAEHSPEAEATEDVLIVTANKRAEALTKVNGSILVKTGEELEQAGITQVQDLERAFPGLQIRSRGNRTYSATTIRGISSPDYYSPSIRIYVDGVPQDHQFLTQELINVERVELLRGPQGTLYGGNAQAGVINIITRSPKEGPLLSLSGNYSKLKQGGSFSGSIPLIEDMLYGSMSLRWVKESGQIDAPNRGDKNIDSSKTWLGKGKLTFAPENSPFSAELSFAHEDLNSHEELYLTDEQFRRKEYDGPTPDLTRRVNSYALKAEYDFGNNVLTSVTAYQDRDIFRNFIGGKWKEKHHATTQELRLNSSYSNGISSVLGGWFSDETSRHYTSYNDAHNNIKGKSLALFGEVKLPIASQWDLTLGGRLSHEKSQINYSGSDIMKIDAFDNQVSNNEFIPKAALGWQLTPDTRFYLSATKGYKPGGFNNIVSSVNDKKPYDTETSDNYEFGWHTSFFDDAVTLNSAVYYIRSKDKQIYVGPMGGQFIRNAGKAESKGIDLSSQIKPMQGLKLSLGGSVGKSNFTDTTSGVNYKGKRLPYAPDVMLNASVDYLINQTLLPGNLYLNAGTRYYSKSYFDEANTLEQGGYTLYDASFSLEMDHGVNVKLYGENLGNKQYRVSSFQMGNTYSMISKGLNVGLDVSIAL, from the coding sequence ATGAAAAAAAAATATGCTAAAGCGTCTGTCTTATGTTGTCTGATTTCACCTGTTGTGGCTTGGGCAGAGCATTCACCTGAAGCCGAAGCCACAGAAGATGTTTTGATTGTGACGGCTAACAAACGGGCAGAAGCATTAACTAAAGTTAATGGCAGCATTTTGGTAAAAACTGGCGAGGAACTTGAGCAAGCGGGTATCACTCAGGTACAGGATCTTGAGCGGGCTTTCCCTGGTTTACAAATCCGCTCTCGCGGTAACCGAACCTATTCGGCAACCACAATTCGGGGTATCAGTTCACCCGATTATTATTCACCTTCTATTCGTATTTATGTTGATGGTGTTCCTCAGGATCACCAGTTTCTGACACAAGAGTTAATCAATGTAGAACGGGTAGAATTATTACGTGGTCCCCAAGGCACTTTATATGGCGGGAACGCTCAAGCGGGTGTTATCAATATTATTACCCGTTCGCCAAAAGAAGGTCCTTTGCTTAGCCTTTCTGGCAATTATTCTAAGTTGAAACAAGGGGGTTCCTTCAGCGGATCAATACCTCTTATTGAAGACATGCTTTATGGCAGTATGAGCCTACGCTGGGTAAAAGAATCAGGACAAATTGATGCACCAAATCGTGGTGATAAAAATATTGACTCCAGCAAGACCTGGCTCGGTAAAGGGAAACTGACGTTTGCGCCAGAAAATTCCCCTTTCAGCGCTGAACTTAGCTTTGCTCATGAAGATCTCAATTCACATGAAGAGCTGTATTTAACCGACGAACAGTTCCGCCGGAAAGAATATGATGGCCCTACCCCTGATTTAACACGGCGCGTCAACAGCTATGCACTCAAAGCGGAATATGATTTTGGCAACAACGTATTAACCAGTGTCACCGCCTATCAGGATCGCGATATTTTCCGCAATTTCATCGGGGGTAAATGGAAAGAAAAACACCACGCCACAACCCAAGAGCTACGTTTAAATTCCAGCTACTCAAATGGAATTAGCAGTGTTCTGGGTGGCTGGTTCTCAGATGAAACTAGCAGACACTATACCAGCTATAATGATGCACATAACAACATCAAAGGAAAGTCGCTAGCCCTGTTCGGCGAAGTTAAATTACCCATTGCATCTCAATGGGATCTTACCCTTGGCGGTCGTCTGTCACATGAGAAATCTCAGATCAATTATTCAGGATCTGACATCATGAAGATTGACGCTTTTGATAACCAGGTTTCCAACAATGAATTTATACCTAAAGCAGCTCTGGGCTGGCAACTGACACCGGACACCCGTTTCTATCTCTCTGCCACCAAAGGATACAAACCGGGCGGATTCAATAACATTGTTTCCTCCGTCAATGATAAAAAGCCTTACGATACCGAAACCTCAGACAATTATGAGTTTGGTTGGCATACCTCATTCTTTGATGACGCAGTGACATTAAACAGCGCTGTTTATTACATTCGTTCCAAAGATAAACAGATCTATGTCGGACCTATGGGTGGACAATTTATTCGTAATGCCGGAAAAGCAGAAAGTAAAGGTATTGATCTGAGCAGCCAGATTAAACCAATGCAAGGGCTTAAACTTTCTCTTGGTGGTAGCGTAGGTAAGTCAAATTTCACTGATACAACAAGCGGCGTAAATTATAAAGGCAAACGCCTGCCTTATGCACCAGATGTCATGCTTAATGCCAGTGTCGACTATCTCATTAATCAAACATTGTTACCCGGTAACCTCTATTTAAATGCCGGTACTCGCTACTATTCAAAAAGCTACTTTGATGAAGCGAATACCCTTGAACAAGGGGGATATACGCTCTATGACGCATCATTCAGTTTAGAAATGGATCATGGTGTCAATGTCAAACTTTATGGCGAAAATTTAGGTAACAAACAGTACCGTGTTTCTAGTTTCCAGATGGGAAATACGTACAGCATGATAAGTAAGGGGCTGAATGTTGGGCTGGATGTGAGCATTGCACTATGA
- a CDS encoding ABC transporter ATP-binding protein: MGLFNRLQQHLSPKRQRVWFGGLLYKQLDTIAIIAQLAIAAWAITHLEDAHLKESGNDMLSLITLTLLVILLLLRFTFMSRALRKLTIAAYDLGIEIRRALLQRLVSMSIATIRGLSAGKIALTLSEDVQWQENQSAYTTPQITCQIMMLTLIYLALFWFDWVVAGCALLVLMVGLFILGAIRQKLNAILRRRATMMADVSEAIVEYAQGMAFIRAAAATTTVEQRFDQEIEQLRVAFRRGVFKSIPLLSLFYIIIDTSVVVGILAAALRFNAAVPEALTLPEMLITILLLFATITHLRGIIPLLNVTALTQVGETHIAEIEAVATQVSGSLAAPDKYDVEVDNISFSYPGTHQPAIQNVSFYAPQGSMTAIVGPSGSGKSTLAYLLLSFYQLDQGEIRLGGNPIHHYQTQALYDTVTMVFQETALFQDTVANNLRLGDPHATQLALEQAARLANIHDTIMALPQGYDTPLGVDGGTLSGGERQRLAIARAILKQSPVLFLDEATASLDPENEQLIQEAFDSLTQDKTVFVIAHRLSTITRADQILVMDHGTLRDSGTHDELLKRCPLYQSLWKNHLGSEEHWHLNPNIPSSIHSNKA, translated from the coding sequence ATGGGGTTATTTAATCGTCTCCAGCAACATCTGTCCCCAAAACGACAACGGGTTTGGTTTGGTGGGTTGCTATATAAGCAACTTGATACCATTGCGATTATTGCTCAACTTGCTATCGCAGCCTGGGCTATCACTCATCTGGAAGATGCCCATCTGAAAGAAAGCGGCAACGATATGCTGTCGCTTATCACTCTGACATTATTGGTTATTTTACTGTTACTGCGGTTCACTTTTATGTCCCGCGCACTGCGTAAGCTCACTATTGCCGCTTATGACTTGGGTATAGAAATCCGGCGCGCTTTGCTACAACGGCTTGTCAGTATGTCCATAGCAACAATTCGCGGATTAAGTGCCGGAAAAATAGCCCTGACGTTATCCGAAGATGTGCAATGGCAGGAAAATCAATCAGCCTATACTACCCCACAAATCACTTGTCAGATTATGATGCTGACGCTTATCTATCTGGCTTTATTCTGGTTCGATTGGGTTGTTGCTGGCTGTGCCCTATTGGTCTTGATGGTTGGATTGTTCATTCTGGGCGCTATCCGTCAAAAACTCAATGCTATACTGCGTCGACGGGCAACGATGATGGCTGATGTATCCGAAGCGATCGTCGAATATGCACAAGGCATGGCTTTTATCCGTGCCGCGGCGGCTACTACAACGGTAGAGCAGCGTTTTGACCAAGAAATTGAACAATTACGTGTCGCATTCCGCCGTGGTGTATTCAAAAGTATACCGCTGCTGAGCCTGTTCTACATCATCATTGATACCAGCGTGGTTGTTGGCATTCTGGCCGCGGCTTTACGCTTTAATGCTGCTGTACCGGAAGCACTTACTCTCCCTGAGATGCTGATCACTATTCTGCTGTTGTTTGCCACTATTACGCATCTACGCGGGATTATTCCTTTGCTCAATGTGACTGCATTGACACAAGTCGGCGAAACACATATTGCAGAGATAGAAGCGGTGGCAACTCAGGTTTCCGGATCATTAGCCGCACCCGATAAATATGATGTTGAAGTTGACAACATCTCATTTAGCTACCCGGGTACTCACCAGCCGGCTATCCAAAATGTTTCATTTTATGCACCGCAAGGCAGTATGACCGCCATTGTGGGGCCAAGTGGCAGTGGTAAATCCACACTGGCCTATTTATTGCTTTCTTTCTATCAACTGGATCAAGGTGAAATTCGTTTGGGTGGGAACCCTATCCATCATTACCAGACTCAGGCACTGTATGACACCGTCACCATGGTGTTTCAGGAAACCGCACTATTTCAGGATACGGTCGCGAACAATCTCCGTTTGGGTGATCCGCATGCAACCCAATTAGCGCTGGAACAGGCAGCCCGCCTTGCCAATATTCACGATACAATTATGGCGCTACCGCAAGGGTACGATACACCTTTAGGTGTAGATGGCGGTACGTTGTCGGGTGGGGAGCGCCAACGGCTTGCCATTGCTCGCGCGATCCTGAAACAGTCTCCGGTTCTATTCCTGGACGAAGCAACAGCTTCACTAGACCCCGAAAATGAGCAATTGATACAAGAAGCATTTGATTCTCTCACTCAGGATAAAACCGTTTTTGTGATTGCTCATCGGCTAAGTACGATAACCCGCGCTGATCAAATATTGGTCATGGATCATGGAACCCTGCGTGATAGCGGTACACATGATGAATTACTGAAGCGTTGTCCGCTTTATCAATCCCTTTGGAAAAATCACCTTGGCTCAGAAGAGCATTGGCACTTAAATCCCAATATTCCCTCAAGTATTCATTCAAATAAGGCGTAA
- a CDS encoding ABC transporter ATP-binding protein, with translation MLSHDPSVQNSPEQRAADAGVLKTLWDMMRPYRTLSYVAIALAIISAGLQILPAAIAGLITQSIHDGQYGTLLNYGIMLLSFTFAAMLTFSGSTFVAHLIAADVQADVRRHISNKLKSVPLGFFMQTDSTEIKKMMLDDVEQLEDGIAHIIPEMSATLFGPLIALGVMLAIDWRLALAAFAPTLGACLLFIYIQMKVQTTTQRFYAAQNHIASTMGEVINAIPVVKTYSGGNIALQRAEEAFTALTRIIDVWVEKVQVKSSRFFVLSSANLLFVLPLAVWLFNRQEITLFEFTFFILAAMAFGNIASSMFSVMTRLQQQEALITRYRWLMNQPELAPCTQNQIPVDNTVTLHNVSFSYQNKQDQNTQNNILQNNVLNNISFSVPAGSSLALVGASGSGKSTIASLIARLWDPQQGKITVGGVDIRNMDEATLRNNISFVFQRVFLFNDTIANNIRLARPDASQAEVEAAAIAAQAHQFIQQLPQGYNTVINNGISLSVGEKQRIAVAAAILKNTPILVLDEATAYADPECEKEMQLALNALCRTKTGHNKTVIVIAHRLPTIRHLDQILVLDKGQIIEQGTHDELIALQGAYTKQWAAWRGENTGTGVNYHGVI, from the coding sequence ATGCTCAGTCATGATCCTTCTGTGCAGAATTCCCCAGAGCAACGTGCCGCTGACGCCGGTGTCCTTAAGACATTGTGGGATATGATGCGTCCATACCGCACGCTAAGTTACGTTGCTATCGCCCTTGCCATTATTTCTGCCGGCTTGCAAATACTGCCGGCAGCGATTGCTGGCCTCATTACCCAATCTATCCACGACGGGCAATATGGCACGTTACTGAATTACGGCATCATGTTATTAAGCTTTACCTTTGCCGCTATGCTGACTTTCAGTGGTTCAACATTTGTTGCTCATTTGATCGCTGCCGATGTTCAGGCTGATGTTCGTCGTCATATCAGTAATAAGTTGAAGTCTGTTCCCTTAGGTTTCTTTATGCAGACTGACAGCACCGAAATCAAGAAGATGATGTTAGATGACGTCGAACAGCTTGAGGATGGTATCGCCCACATTATCCCAGAAATGTCAGCAACCCTGTTTGGCCCATTGATCGCATTGGGGGTGATGCTAGCCATTGACTGGCGATTAGCATTGGCAGCTTTTGCCCCAACTTTGGGTGCCTGTTTATTATTCATCTATATTCAGATGAAAGTTCAAACCACGACTCAGCGTTTTTACGCCGCCCAAAATCATATTGCTTCGACTATGGGTGAAGTTATCAACGCCATTCCTGTGGTAAAAACCTATTCGGGCGGCAATATTGCCCTACAGCGAGCCGAAGAAGCATTTACCGCCCTGACACGTATTATCGACGTTTGGGTTGAGAAAGTGCAGGTCAAATCCAGCCGATTTTTTGTGTTATCCAGCGCTAATCTGCTGTTTGTCCTCCCTTTAGCGGTTTGGTTATTCAACCGACAAGAGATCACTTTATTTGAATTTACCTTCTTTATTTTGGCTGCGATGGCATTCGGCAATATTGCCTCATCCATGTTCTCTGTAATGACTCGCTTGCAGCAGCAAGAAGCATTAATCACACGTTATCGCTGGTTAATGAATCAACCTGAATTAGCACCCTGTACCCAAAACCAGATCCCTGTCGATAACACTGTGACTTTGCATAATGTCAGCTTTTCCTATCAAAATAAGCAAGATCAAAATACGCAGAATAATATATTGCAGAACAATGTATTAAATAACATCTCGTTTTCCGTACCTGCCGGCAGTTCACTCGCTCTGGTTGGAGCCAGCGGCTCTGGTAAATCCACGATAGCCAGCCTGATTGCTCGTCTTTGGGATCCTCAACAAGGCAAAATTACGGTTGGTGGTGTTGATATCCGCAACATGGATGAAGCCACTTTGCGTAATAACATCTCTTTTGTATTCCAGCGGGTATTTCTGTTCAACGATACGATAGCCAATAATATCCGTCTGGCTCGCCCTGATGCTTCACAAGCTGAGGTTGAAGCAGCGGCCATCGCAGCACAAGCACACCAATTTATCCAACAGTTACCACAAGGTTATAACACCGTGATTAACAACGGTATCAGCTTGTCTGTAGGCGAAAAGCAGCGTATTGCCGTTGCCGCCGCCATCCTGAAAAACACCCCCATTCTTGTATTGGATGAAGCCACCGCCTATGCCGATCCAGAATGTGAAAAAGAGATGCAACTGGCACTCAATGCACTATGCCGCACCAAGACAGGCCACAATAAGACCGTGATTGTTATTGCCCATCGCCTGCCAACTATTCGTCACCTTGATCAAATACTGGTTTTGGATAAAGGACAAATCATTGAGCAAGGAACCCATGATGAACTGATCGCACTGCAAGGCGCGTATACCAAGCAGTGGGCAGCATGGCGGGGAGAAAATACCGGAACAGGAGTGAATTATCATGGGGTTATTTAA
- a CDS encoding MFS transporter, which yields MTHNTMMHNNTSHRRHISLLLLTLAGVYTIQSTIGMLTLQSMPAFLRNHGVTPDKIGLLYLLMLPWALKFLWAPVVERYRKSGSGDTNPRRIMLCGNLLIALLFGLMSLAKPAEHMPLIIAALFLITLCLTVVDTTTDGHAIDRLSPQHRPWSNVMQVGGSYLGAIIGSGLFLYLTSLYGWHIGSGMLVIVILLMSLPILFIRKTQGQEQSQAPKTPITPSLKSALRRTPVKQALTLILLCMIGTRLSLGMLSPFLIDRGVDLTQLGIIAASGGALAGLSGVLLGGIVVRKLGAIQTLLGIMLLECLVLVGIFWLAQQPETPLSLLSAAYVFITLITAAKFVALYTQMMSLAAGVQSGVDFALMQSADMSIAIICSMLGGLIVTKASYSSLFALASLFTLAGLFWTLRMHRNFQKESIYAQS from the coding sequence ATGACGCACAATACTATGATGCACAATAATACCTCACATCGCCGTCACATCTCGTTGCTACTTTTGACTTTGGCTGGTGTTTACACCATCCAAAGTACCATTGGTATGTTAACGTTACAAAGCATGCCGGCATTTCTGCGCAACCACGGCGTTACCCCAGATAAGATAGGGTTACTCTATCTATTAATGTTACCTTGGGCATTAAAATTTCTCTGGGCTCCCGTTGTAGAGCGCTATCGCAAATCAGGTTCGGGGGATACTAACCCCCGTCGCATCATGCTCTGCGGCAATCTGTTAATTGCGCTGCTTTTTGGTTTAATGTCCTTAGCAAAACCTGCCGAACATATGCCGCTTATCATAGCGGCTCTGTTTCTGATTACGCTTTGTCTGACCGTGGTAGATACCACCACAGACGGCCATGCTATCGATAGGTTATCACCACAGCACCGCCCCTGGAGCAATGTCATGCAAGTTGGAGGCAGCTATCTGGGAGCCATTATTGGCAGCGGCCTGTTTTTATACCTTACTTCACTGTATGGCTGGCACATTGGTTCGGGCATGTTAGTTATAGTGATCCTATTAATGTCACTGCCTATCTTGTTCATCCGAAAAACTCAGGGACAGGAACAATCGCAAGCGCCAAAAACACCGATCACCCCCTCCCTGAAGAGCGCATTACGCCGTACTCCGGTTAAACAGGCACTGACTTTAATACTGCTATGTATGATTGGGACACGTCTGTCACTCGGCATGCTCTCCCCATTTTTAATCGATCGCGGCGTAGACTTAACCCAATTAGGCATCATTGCAGCCAGTGGTGGTGCACTGGCCGGATTATCTGGTGTCCTGCTTGGCGGCATCGTGGTACGTAAGTTAGGTGCTATCCAGACATTATTGGGGATAATGCTGCTTGAATGTCTGGTATTAGTGGGTATTTTCTGGCTTGCCCAACAACCAGAGACGCCCCTATCCCTGCTGTCAGCGGCATACGTTTTTATTACGTTAATCACCGCAGCCAAATTTGTTGCCTTATATACCCAAATGATGTCTTTAGCGGCTGGCGTACAGTCTGGGGTGGATTTTGCACTGATGCAATCCGCAGATATGAGCATTGCGATCATCTGTTCAATGCTGGGTGGATTGATTGTGACTAAAGCAAGCTATTCATCCCTTTTCGCTCTTGCATCACTCTTCACCCTCGCAGGCTTGTTCTGGACACTACGTATGCACCGCAATTTCCAAAAGGAAAGCATCTATGCTCAGTCATGA